The Bacillales bacterium genome includes the window AAGAAATGGAACGCATCATGCACCTGAACTACACCTCGACCGTGCTTCTCACGCAGCGGGTTTATCGAAAAATGAAGAAAAAAAAGAAAGGCGGCGCCGTCGTCAATGTTTCTTCATTGTCCGGATTACGCGGAACGTACGGCAACACCGCGTATGCTGCTTCGAAGTTCGCGTTGATCGGGTTCACGCATGCGATGGCGGTGGAAGCGATTCGCGACGGTGTCCGGGTAAACGCCGTTTGCCCGGGGTACGTCGATACGGAAATGGGGCGAGCCGCCATCGCCCGCCGCGCGGAGCGCGAAGGGCGCACGTATGCGGAGCAGCTCGCGACGGTAAATGAAAATTTACCGTCGGGGCGGGTGACGCAGCCGGAAGAGGTCGCGAACGCGATTGCGTTTTTGTTGACCGACGCCGCCGAAAACATCGTCGGCGAGTCGGTAAAGATTTCCGCAGGCAGCGTGCTGCGATAAGAAGATGCGGCCAACGGAATCGCTCATGACAGACGCTATTTTGATAAAATCAGCAGCTTTTTTCAGAAATCGCTCACTGAGTACGCTATTTCTCGGAAACAGTGAAAATCACAATGAAATTTCATGTGATTTTAGGAAATAACGCTCCTCATGAGCGATTCCATTTAAAAACGGGGGTTTCAAAGGGAATAAGGCTTCTGGTGAGCGATAATTTTCAATCTCCCCAAAAATCTCGGATCAATCAAGAACTATGCCCGTTAGAGATGACCGATCTGTCAACCCGGAGGAAAAGGATGGAATAGCCGATGACGCCGCTTAAGAATGAGGGGCAAGGAAAGGTATAAAAATAATCCCCCTTCGCGCGAGGGGATTTGCGGATGGTTAAGTTTCGCCGAGCGTGATGTGCTGCATGACTCGTTCGCCGATCAGGTCGTAGCCGGCGTGGTTCGGGTGGAAATTGTCCTTGTAAATGAGCTTCTTTGACATGCCTTTGAATAGGTCGTAAATTTGCACATACTCCGCATTTTTGTATTGCGAAGTGGTTTGTTTCGCGGTATTGCTCCAGATTTTTATAATTTCATCATCAATCGTCGCTTTCGGAAAATAAGCAGAAAACGGGTTGTACATGCCGACGTAAATGATTTTCGCCTTGGCGTTATGCTCGCGCAAGATCGTAAACGTTTGTTCAAGATTGCTTTTGTAGTGCGCCCGCTTGTTTTCGAACATTTCGCGCGTCATGCCGAGGAAATGTTTCTCGACGACGCTCATCAGATCATTGCCGCCGATCGTAAACAAAATCAAATCCGCATTCCGCACCCGGTTCAGCACGTCTTCGCTTTTCAATTTCTTCAGTAAACCGTCCGAAGTGTCGCCAATGACCGCATAATTGTAAACCTTAACGTCGTCGATTCGCTCTTTCTGCTCCAAATGATTTTGGACATACCCGACGTAGCCGCCTCTTTTGAAATCGCCTTCGCCCTTCGTTAACGAATCGCCGAGCGCGACGATCGTCACGTCTTTTTTCGGTTCAGGCATTTCAAAGACGGGTTCGGTGATCCACCTTGGTTCATATAAAAAAATGACGGTGATTCCTGCAAGAAGACTTGCGATTAACCAGGCTGCGCTTTTTTTCATGATCGTCTCACCGGTCCTTTATCCATTGCAGCGCTTTCCGCTCCGTTTGTTTCACAAACTCCTGTTTGCCCGCAATATATTTTTCGATGTCGGCCGGAAACCGTTCCGCCAATCGCTTCTTCAGCTGTCCGTACGCCCTTACGACCTCCGGGCAGGCGCACAAATAATCGCGAAACGCAAGATGCCGCAAAACGTTGGCATCCCCACATCGAAACAGATGCAAATGATGGCTGCGCGCATCCCCGCCTTTTTGAAAAAACCGCCTTCCGGGAATGCCGTTCTCCCCCCTCGCCTCGTAACCGAGCGCGGCCAACCTCTCTTCCGCAGCATCTATCCCTTCAAGCGATTCCGCCTCCCCGAGCAAATCGAGGATCGGCTTTGCCGCGAGCCCCGGCACCGACGTGCTTCCGATATGATGCAAGCGCAGCGAAACGATACCGGCACACGCTTGCCGGATCGCTTCCGCTTCCTCCCGAAACTGCTCCGGCCAGC containing:
- a CDS encoding SGNH/GDSL hydrolase family protein yields the protein MKKSAAWLIASLLAGITVIFLYEPRWITEPVFEMPEPKKDVTIVALGDSLTKGEGDFKRGGYVGYVQNHLEQKERIDDVKVYNYAVIGDTSDGLLKKLKSEDVLNRVRNADLILFTIGGNDLMSVVEKHFLGMTREMFENKRAHYKSNLEQTFTILREHNAKAKIIYVGMYNPFSAYFPKATIDDEIIKIWSNTAKQTTSQYKNAEYVQIYDLFKGMSKKLIYKDNFHPNHAGYDLIGERVMQHITLGET
- a CDS encoding SDR family oxidoreductase; this encodes MNKNGALRKGADHLAVFAKDALAGEHALITGATGGIGKETAKAVAAMGASVTITGRREEALHEVKKEIENDTRGISVYAHVCDLTDADDRERLVASAERANGFISLLVNAAGISGGTTVDELTQEEMERIMHLNYTSTVLLTQRVYRKMKKKKKGGAVVNVSSLSGLRGTYGNTAYAASKFALIGFTHAMAVEAIRDGVRVNAVCPGYVDTEMGRAAIARRAEREGRTYAEQLATVNENLPSGRVTQPEEVANAIAFLLTDAAENIVGESVKISAGSVLR
- a CDS encoding GrpB family protein; protein product: MRKVEVVPYDPSWPEQFREEAEAIRQACAGIVSLRLHHIGSTSVPGLAAKPILDLLGEAESLEGIDAAEERLAALGYEARGENGIPGRRFFQKGGDARSHHLHLFRCGDANVLRHLAFRDYLCACPEVVRAYGQLKKRLAERFPADIEKYIAGKQEFVKQTERKALQWIKDR